The following proteins are encoded in a genomic region of Candidatus Effluviviaceae Genus V sp.:
- a CDS encoding V-type ATP synthase subunit D, whose protein sequence is MRIRANPNRMQLLRLRRRLTLAKRGHKLLKDKQEELMRRFLGMVHEARDLRAEVEEALAEAYRTFVSARLEMDGSSLDMALAFSRRTVSLQAEREQVMNLKVPRFSVEFPEEGEFGYGLTDTTPELDRAMALYAELLPKLMKVAEMEKAIQLLAAELEKTRRRVNALEHILVPSLEETIRFISDRLSELERANATR, encoded by the coding sequence ATGCGGATCCGCGCGAACCCGAACAGGATGCAGCTTCTCAGGCTGAGGCGTCGCCTCACGCTGGCGAAGCGCGGGCACAAGCTCCTGAAGGACAAGCAGGAGGAGCTGATGCGCCGCTTCCTGGGTATGGTCCACGAGGCGCGCGACCTTCGGGCGGAGGTCGAAGAGGCGCTCGCCGAGGCCTACCGCACGTTCGTGTCGGCCAGGCTCGAGATGGACGGGAGCTCGCTCGACATGGCGCTTGCGTTCTCGCGCCGCACGGTGTCGCTCCAGGCCGAGCGCGAACAGGTCATGAACCTGAAGGTCCCGCGCTTCTCCGTCGAGTTCCCGGAGGAGGGCGAGTTCGGCTACGGACTGACCGACACGACGCCCGAGCTCGACCGCGCGATGGCGCTCTACGCCGAGCTTCTCCCGAAGCTCATGAAGGTGGCGGAGATGGAGAAGGCCATCCAGCTTCTGGCCGCCGAGCTCGAGAAGACACGCCGCCGTGTCAACGCCCTCGAGCACATCCTCGTCCCGAGCCTCGAGGAGACGATCCGGTTCATCTCGGATCGGCTGTCGGAGCTCGAGCGCGCGAACGCCACCCG